In Papio anubis isolate 15944 chromosome 20, Panubis1.0, whole genome shotgun sequence, a single window of DNA contains:
- the NR2C2AP gene encoding nuclear receptor 2C2-associated protein isoform X2, translated as MTHSLVCPETVSRVSSVLNRNTRQFGKKHLFDQDEETCWNSDQGPSQWVTLEFPQLIRVSQLQIQFQGGFSSRRGCLEGSQGSQALRKIADFYPEDNNSLQTFPIPAAEVDRLKVTFEDATDFFGRVVIYHLRVLGEKV; from the exons ATGACCCACTCTTTGGTTTGTCCAGAGACAGTGAGCAG GGTGAGTTCGGTGCTGAATCGCAACACCCGGCAGTTTGGAAAAAAACATCTTTTCGACCAGGATGAGGAGACATGTTGGAACTCAGACCAG GGCCCCTCCCAGTGGGTGACACTGGAGTTTCCCCAGCTCATCCGTGTCTCCCAGCTGCAGATCCAGTTTCAGGGTGGCTTCTCCAGTCGCCGGGGCTGCCTGGAAG GTTCACAGGGCAGTCAGGCTCTCCGCAAGATTGCAGATTTCTACCCTGAGGACAACAACTCGCTTCAG ACTTTCCCCATACCAGCTGCTGAAGTGGACCGGCtgaaggtgacatttgaggaTGCCACTGACTTTTTTGGCCGTGTGGTCATCTACCACCTGCGGGTGCTTGGGGAGAAGGTGTGA
- the NR2C2AP gene encoding nuclear receptor 2C2-associated protein isoform X1 produces the protein MTHSLVCPETVSRVSSVLNRNTRQFGKKHLFDQDEETCWNSDQGPSQWVTLEFPQLIRVSQLQIQFQGGFSSRRGCLEGSQGSQALRKIADFYPEDNNSLQDHTFPIPAAEVDRLKVTFEDATDFFGRVVIYHLRVLGEKV, from the exons ATGACCCACTCTTTGGTTTGTCCAGAGACAGTGAGCAG GGTGAGTTCGGTGCTGAATCGCAACACCCGGCAGTTTGGAAAAAAACATCTTTTCGACCAGGATGAGGAGACATGTTGGAACTCAGACCAG GGCCCCTCCCAGTGGGTGACACTGGAGTTTCCCCAGCTCATCCGTGTCTCCCAGCTGCAGATCCAGTTTCAGGGTGGCTTCTCCAGTCGCCGGGGCTGCCTGGAAG GTTCACAGGGCAGTCAGGCTCTCCGCAAGATTGCAGATTTCTACCCTGAGGACAACAACTCGCTTCAG GATCACACTTTCCCCATACCAGCTGCTGAAGTGGACCGGCtgaaggtgacatttgaggaTGCCACTGACTTTTTTGGCCGTGTGGTCATCTACCACCTGCGGGTGCTTGGGGAGAAGGTGTGA